TTGTTAAGCGCTTTAAAGAGCAAGTGGCCTATGTTTGAACTTAGAGAGAAGTTCGCAGTTCGATACCCCTTTAGACATATAAATATGATTTACAAAAGTTTCTGTCAGATAGCTATGTGGCTAGGCAAGCTGAAACCAATAAAGTGGGTAGAGCAACAAAGCGACAATATATCAATCGCTTTGCACTCGTTTTGGAATAACGAAATTTATTGAATTTACGCTCGTTAAGCAGGGTGGTTGTAAGTAAGCATTATGGTTCGTAAATTCGGTATTGATTACGGCCATTATTTTTTGCTTGATAAAGCGCTTTATCGGCATCGGCAATTAAATCATCAATAGCCATGCCGGATATTTTACTGGTGGTAATACCAAAGCTTGCCGTGACTGAAAAATCATGACCAGAATCATTGGTATCGATTGCTTCAAATGCACGCATGCACTTTTCCGCGACATAACAAGCTGCGCTGGTATCACAACCTGGCAGCAAAATAACAAATTCTTCACCACCTAAACGGGCGAAAATGTCGTTGTCTCGCACACATGAGTGCGCGGCGCTTGCCGCGGCTTTTAATGCAAGGTCTCCTGCTGAATGGCCGTATTGGTCATTAATCTTTTTAAATTTGTCTAAATCGAACATAATGCAGGTTACAGTTTGCTTGGCTTTAGTTGCTAGCTTTAAGGTTTCTTCGGCTAGCGTCATAAAGTGCCCGCGATTGTAAACATTAGTCAAATAATCAAACTCTGCGAGGGTTTTCAAACGGCGTTGCGTACGCCAAGAACGATAACCAAAGAATGCAAGCAGGGCGATAATGGCCATTAATAATGAGGCAATAAGTTTTGTGTTCTCAGCCTCTGTTCTGGCCAATGATTGCTCGACCCGCAACAACTCATTTCTGTTATTTAATAACTCGTTTTGGTTGTTGAGCAGTTCTATTTGGTTTTTTTGTTGTATAGCTTGATGCTGTGCAAGCTGGTAGGCCAAAGCTTTAGCTGAAACTTCGTCTAAATATGCTTTTTCAGAACGAGCAAATTTTTCAAAATACTCTAATGCTGTATTATATTTATGTTTCCGTTTATTAATTTTGTAAATTAAATAATAAGAGTCTTTAGCTTGGTCTGCGATTTGGTCTTTGTGTTCTTGAACAGATAAGTAAGCGTATTTTTCTGCTTGTTCTATATTGCTCAATGCTAGATATGCTTCTGAAATATAATTGTATATACCAGCAGTCAACATAGGGTATTGTATTTTTCTAATATCATCTATGAGTGGTAATAGAAGGCCAATTGCTCTTTCTGGAGCGCCACTTTTAATAAACAAGTCTGCTTGGTAGCTTCTCAGGATATTAACTAGCAACGGAGCGTTTGCAGCAGAACAAATTCTAATAGATTCATCAATTTCGAGAGATGCGATCGAAAGCTGTCCCAAACTCTTTTTTGCTAGAACCTTCAATTGCTCTGATACGCAATGGTTATATGGAGACAATTCAAATCCGTTTAACTTTTCTAACTGGTTTAGCGCTAATTCAAATTGTTCGAATTGATTTAAGAAAGTAATTGTTGCAATCAGTGCGTTTGCAGCAAGTGTTTTTTGTGAATCTAATATATCAGAGTCAATTAATTCCTTAGTGTAGTAAAAACCTTTGATCCAATTTTTGATGGCAGCCATGTTGTATACCATTAAATATTGGGATTGGAGTTTTACAGAAGGTTTGAGGTTAGTTTGCTGCAAAACATGCTCTAGAATAGATTCTGACTTCTTATAATTGCCTATATAAGAATTCAAGTAAGCATGCAGTAGCTTAGTATCATTGATTTGTGAGCTAGAAAGATTAGTTTGTATTAAAAGGTGCTCGACTATTTCTTTAAACCTACTTGGACTCGAAAGCCTTACCTCATATGCTTCATTTATTAATGAGTTGATAGATTTGTCCTGCATAGCTTCAGCTTTGAATACTGTGCAGCAGGCAAAAAACAGTAGAGCTCCAATTAACTTTATCAATGTTTAAACCCTATTGGTGGGTAAAAAAGTTGTTAGAACCGTTCAGGCTAAATAGCGATAGCACTGGTTGATTGTTCTTTTTCTTGTTCATCGTTTTTGTCTTCAGATGGCTCATCGTCTTCAGCAGGCACAATTGCAAAACACTTTATTTCCGGTTGTAAGCTTTTAAAATGATTAATATCTTCCAACATTGCGATTTCTTTTTCAGACAAAGCGCTTCTAAGCTCTTCTGTGCTTCCACTTAGAGAGGCATCGCTTCCTAATTTTTCTAATAAGTCAATTAATTTCGCCATTATCTATTTCCTTTTGTTATTGGACTAGCGTTAAAAAAGAAGTTCTATCTAACTTGTTCAGTTCGTTACGAATTTTGTTATTTGGTATAAGCTTGCTACTAGGTGGAATAACCAAGGTCGTTTGCATATTTAATTTTGCTTTGGCAAGTGCACTGATCCTAATTTGCTCTTTTCGCACTTTTTCAGTTGGTAAAGTGTTTGCTTCATAAAGTACAACTTGATGATCAGTAGGATAATGTTTCAGTAGTAAATCGACTAATAGTTGCGCGTATTCTTCACCAGTCGAGAATTTGCTAAAACTAACGTCACCGGCGAGGCCTACTTGCCATAAAATCATATGTGCAGCAGTGTCTACAGCCCTTTGGTAAAGCATAAATTGGCTAGCTTCGTAATGAATGCACCCGGTTTTACCTGGGTCTATGCCTAGATCGGCGTACAAACAGTCTTCTGCTGAAATGCCAGCTTCCATTTTTGCAGGAATATTTAGTTTGTCCAAAGCGGAGATAGCTTTGTGTGCAACGCAGGCAAAAACGCCTGGGTGGCCATAAAATGCGGCCACAACTTTGAGCCCTGACTGAGCAGCCGAAACTAGTTCGTTGGTCATTTCTCGATAGGTGCTATGCCTTGACTTACCTTCGTCATAAAAAGGCTGTAGGCTTTGGCAGTTGCTGTTCATTGAGCTAACCCAACTTTCAACAAAACCATCAGACATTAATAGATAAACTTTGTCTGCTTGTTCTATATGACTGCGGCTAATGGGGCTGATATGTGCGCCAAGGGTAATACCAACTCCAACGCAAACTAAACTTCCAGACATCTAAACTGTAGCTATTTATTATTATAATTGGCTAAGATAGCAGTAATTAATAATCGATTAAACATTTAGGTTTAAGAAATTACTAATTATTGGACGGCGAAATTGTTTACCATTTTACTCCAAGTCTTTTTGTTAATAAATGCGTAATAATTGCCATTTTCGATTGCGCTATAGTCAAAAATAAAGCCTGTTTTTTCAACAAGTCTATGGGTTTTTACATTTTCCTCTGCAAAGCGGGCAACAATTTCATCTATGTTTAAACAAGTAAAGGCAAACTCCAAAAGGCTATTTATTGCCTCTTCCGAAAGTCCTCGGTTTTGTCCACTATTGGCCATCATAATGCCAATTTCCCAAATTTTCTCTTGACGATGTTTATTTGTCTGATAAAGCATTTCAAACCCGATTGTTTCATTATTAACCGTGGAAACTATCGTCCAAATACTAAATTTTGCAGGTTTTGTTTGATTAAGCTTTAATGCGGTTTCAAACTTAGCATGTGCTACCTCTTGTGATACTGCCCCTCCAGTATGTTTCATGATCTTTTCATTTGTATGCAGTTCAATAAAAAGTGCCTTATCTTGGCTATTGAGTGGGCGCACAAGTAATCTTTTTGTTTCAAAGCTATTCTTTGTCTTGGCTGACGTCAGTATAGTTTTAGCTTTGCTTTGCAAACCTAATCACTCCTGTGCCGTTAACACTTCTATCAAATACTGTGTAGTAGTTGGTAATTAGGGGTAAACCAATAATGCTTTGGTTTGGCCAGTTAGGTAACTGGCTGAGCAGTTTAAAACAAGCCTTATCGTTTTCTGGGGTATTAATTTGCCAGTAGTGGCTAGGGGGGCAAACTAACGCTTCAAGTTCACTACTTTTATCGTTTTCACCGATAAATCGAAAGGTTAAATCGGGCCATTGGGTTAGCTCTAATTGGTTAGCGTCAACTCCCAAGTATTGCTGCTTGATTTCTGCAAATGGTGCAAGCAACTTAGCAAACTTAGGGTTCATTTCATTAAGCTGTTCGGTAACTTGTTGGAATAAACCTTGAGGCAATATCGTTAGGCTGGCACCAGCATCTATAATGGCGTTGGTAAAGTAAGACTTTTCATCTTTAGGTGCCAATGGCTCGGCTAGAATCGGCGTATTATTGCCAACCTGCACCGAATGCAGTTTTACGTTGTAATAAACATCATGAAAAACCTTGATAGTTTTAAATGCGCCATTATAGAACTCAGTCTGTGCTTCGCTGCCACCTAAGATGAGTCGCCCTTGATTAAGCGGGTCTGCTACTAATTCTTCTATTTGCTTCGCGGTTGGGCTAACTGCACTGATATTTTCGATTGCTACATGAACACTTGAGCGCTTGGCATAAAAGCTAAAACGGTTATCAACTAAATGCTGATCGGCAATTTGAGTAAACAACGGCCTAATATCGTGCTCTGGCTGTTGCCACAAAAAAGCTTTAAATGCCTTAAGGCTTTCAAATTGTGTTGAATTGTCAGTTAACGATTGTTTACTTGATGTTTTTTTATCTGCTGATTGTGTAGCTGATGTTTTATCACCGATTGAAAACGGCCAAGGTAGGCTAAGTGCGGGGCTAATTTGTTTTTTGTTATAAAACTCTGTTAGATCAAAGCTTTTATTTAAGTGGTGATAGGCGAGCCCTAAAATACCGTCAGCATCACCAAACGTTTTGGTTGGCTCAGCTTCAACTACTGCAATTGAGGTATTACATACCAGTGCTTTGCTTGTCTTTTGATTGCCAAGGCTTGAATGATTGTTAGTTTTAGTTTTGCTAGCTTTAGCCTCGCTTGAAGTAAAACATAGCTGGCTATGTACAAGGGCTCCTGCCCAGCCCCCTAATCCATAATTAACTTCTTGTACGATAGGTGTCGCAACTAATTTTTTATCTTGTACGGGCTGGTAGTTATTGGGCTCGACTACTAAGGTACTGCTGCCGGTATCAATAATTAAGTTGACTGGGTTTTGCTCACTACCCAAATAGACAGTCGCGGTAAAGTCACCTTTGGCATATACATTGGTGAGTTCAAGCGTAATACTTTTCATTTTATTGTTATTTTTGTCGTTCGTTACTGCTTGGAAATAGCGCCTTTGGGCGCTACAAAACCGGATAAGCATAGCGAGGTGACGTGCAAAAATAAAGTGGAGTTAGCGTTAGTTTCTGGCTTGCTAATGGTTAATCAAGCTCAATTCTTAATCTACAAGTTGCCGTTGGGAACGCTTTTCAAGGCTTATAATGAGAAACGCCTCGATTAATTCGAGGCGTTTCTATCAATGCTTAGCTTGTTTTAATCAACTTAGGCTTAAGTCATTAAAAGCCACATTGGCGACCTTTGTTTTGGTCTTTTAACCAAGTGTGCAGTGGCGCAAAGTAATCAAGGATAGCGGTTGCATCCATTTGCTCATTACCTGTTACGATTTTGTAGGCTTGCTGCCATGGTTGGCTCATGCCCATTTCTAGCATTTTGTTAAGCTTTTCACCTGCGTCTTTATTGTTGTAAATCGAACAACGGTGAATCGCGTCAGTATTGCCAGAAATCTCACACAGCGCACGGTGGAATTCAAATTGTTGAATATGCGCAAGAAAATAGCGGCTATACGGTGTATTCGCCGGTACGTGGTACTTTGCGCCAGGGTCGAAAGCATCAGCAGGGCGCTCAACAGGTGCACTTACCCCTTGATATTTCTCACGTAGTTCCCACCAAGCTTGGTTGTAATTCTCAGGGGTTACTTCGCCCGAGAACACTTTCCAACGCCACTGATCAACTAATAAACCAAATGGGATAAAGGCAACTTTGTCTAATGCCATTTTCATCAGTAGGCCAATGTCTTTTGATTCGTCTGGTACGGTATCAATTAGGCCAATTTCTTTAAGGTATTTAGGTGTCACAGAAAGCGCAATGGTATCACCAATGGCTTCGTGGAAACCGTCGTTAGCTGAGCCTTGGAAGAATACTGGTTGATTTTTGTAAGCGCGTTGATAGAAGTTATGGCCTAACTCGTGATGAATGGTAGCAAATTCTTCACCCGTTTTTTGAATACACATTTTAATGCGAATATCGTCAGCACCGTCCATGCTCCATGCCGATGCATGACACATTACGTCGCGATCCGCAGGCTTAGTGAATAACGAACGTGTCCAGAATGTTTCTGGTAATGGCTCAAAACCTAGTGAAGTGAAGAAGGTTTCTGCACCTTTCACCATCTGAATTTCGTCATAGTTATGCTTGGCAAGCTGCTCAGTAACATCATAACCAGGATCTGCATTTTCTGGTGCAACTAAATCATAAATATTGCCCCACTGCTGAGCCCACATATTACCCAGTAAGTGAGCAGGAATAGGTTGGTCTTGCGGCACTTTGTCTTCACCGTAATGTTCGCCTAATTCAGCGCGAACGTAACAGTGTAAATCGTCGTAAAGTGGCTTTACTTGACCCCATAAGCGATCTAGCTCTTTGGCAAACTCATCCGCAGGCATATCGTATTTAGAACGCCACATGGCGCCAACATCGGCATAACCTAAGGCTTGTGCGCCTTCATTACCCAGCTCTGCTTGACGCTCATAGAGCGGTTTCATGTCTGGGCTAACCGTACGCCAACCTTGCCAAAGCTCAAGTAATTCATCGTAATCGCGTGATGTTGCCATTTTTGATGACATTGCGACTAAACTTAATTCTTCACCTGCTTTGGTCGTGTAGGTACCTTTACCATACATGCTACCCATTTCGGCAGCTAAATTAGCAAGTTCCTCTGTTTTTGCTGAATCTTGCGGCGCAGGAATAACGAGTGCTTGTTTCAACACTTCTAATTTGCGACGCTGCGCTGGGGCGACTTCCACACCATCAAATTTTGCTGCTTCCATTGCATACTTAACGCCAGCCTCAGTTGATCGTTTGCCAGCAGCAGAGGACAAAGCAGCGGTATCTTCAGTAATAAAGTTTTGGTAAATCCATTCAGCGCGTGCACCTTCAACGTTCAACGTTTGAATTTCTTTCTCAACACGGCTTAAGAAAGTATCTACGTCTTTGGCAGTTAATGCTTGAGTTTGTGTGGCAGTTTTTACCTGTTCACTTGATTGTTGGTTCGGCTCGGCTTGTTTTGAAGGGTTACAGCCAGTTAATGCCAATGCAAGTGCACCAGCTACCGCTGTGACTTTGAAGAGTTTGTTCATAGTTTGAGCTTTATTATTTTAAAAGTAAGGCAAGTATAAAGCAGTGAGATTATTTTTAAAGAATCGCAAGCGCGCTAGCGGTTTTGTCGAGGGTGGTTTGAGTAGTCTTGAGCCAGCTATCTTGAGCCAAGTGTCTTGAGCCAACTATCTGTAAGTAAGTTGTAAAATATGGGCATGCTATAAAGAACAACCGCGCAGTTTTTAGGCTACGCGGCTGGGATTTCATGAAACAAGGAAGTATTGCATGTCACTTAGTAGCGAACCCCTCAAGAACTTGTCTATAGTGAAAACTATTCTTCACTACTTTACAGACGTTCTTGTTTGATTTACGACTAAGTAAACTTAATTGTAGACCTTTATGCGTTAATTGGCTGAATTTTTATCATCTTTTTTCTATCTAACTAATAACCAAAGACAAAGTTCTCTATAAGCCTTGAGTTAAGGCCATAAAAATCAAAGTGTTAAAAATTTATTAGCGTGCTTTTAGTACAAGGATTGTTTGAAAAATGCGCTGAAATGCCGCGTGAAATGTTGAACAAAAACATTAGTGCAAAAAAAAGCCCAGCGATAGGTGCTGGGCCAAAAGAAGGAGAGTATAACAAAGTCACTTAACAAGCTTCACCTTGAAAAGATGGTGATATATTAGCCATATCTTGTGTTTTTTACTGTTGGTGATTTGTTTAAATGTGTAATAGTTGGTCGCCAGTTTGATACATTTTGGGTGAACGCTAAGGGCGATTTTCGGATAAAAAAATGGCTCAGTGCCGATTGACAGATCAGGTCGCCGAGCCAGGGAGAAGTCATGTGTATATTGTTTGAGGTGTACACGCCTAAAAAGTTCCTTGGATATTTAAAAAAGTATTAGGGCGTGTTGAACTTTCAGGGTTGTTTTTGCAGCAGTCTGTTTGGTTTTTATACAGGGCGGCAATTGTGCAGTGTAGTCATTCTCCATAAATAAGTGCCAACACAGTAGAAAATTCAAACAGACGCTGCCCTGCGGGTTCACCTAAACGCTTCCTGCTCATTGTTGCTCGATTTTTACATACGACTGCATGGATGAAGGAGGTAGAGCGACTCAGGAGACAAAGCCGAGAACGACTATGCGACAAAGCGAGCGCCGCGATCAGAAAGCGTTTAGATTGAACAAAATTCAATCTCGAAAGATCAACACGCCCTAAGTTTTTCGTAGAACGATTAACCCATTCTTGCGCCCGCGCTATTTAATCTCTCCAATTCATTGCTTCTAGTTTGTTTCAGTTCTTTTGTTTTCGCTATATTAATTGACGGCAGCGTCTTAGGTACGCTATTTTAAACGCACGTTTTAACTGTACGTTTAAACGGCATTTGTCTAAGCAGTAGGCGCGCAGGGTATGAGTACAAAAAATAAAATATTAGATGCGGCGGAAGAACTTTTTGCCATAAAAGGCTTTAACGGAACATCGCTAAGAGAAATTACTAGCCAAGCTGAAGTTAATTTAGCTGCGGTAAACTATCATTTTGGTTCTAAAAAAGAGCTTATTAAAGCGGTAATTTCAAGATATATGAATGAACTGGCGCCGAAGCTAGAAAAAGCGCTGGTTGATGTTTACGACCAAGAAGCGCCAACATTGCACCAAGTGTTTTCTGCATTTGTTCAGCCCTTACTGTCGTTAAACGAATTAAGAGAAAATGGTACAAGCATTTTCTTGCAGTTATTGGGGCGTGGTTACACCGATAGCCAAGGTTTTTTACGTTGGTTTTTGACCACCCAGTATCCCAATGTGATTGAACGTTTTGTTCAAGCGGTGCAACGAGCCTACCCAGACTTGACCGCAGAACAAATGTTCTGGCGTTTGCACTTCACCATGGGCACTATCGTATTTACCATGTCTTCTAGCGATGCCTTACTTGATATTGCGAAAAATGATTTTAGTAAAAACTTAGGCGTTGAAGATTTGATTCAACAAGTCATTCCTTATGTCGCTTCAGGCGTAGCGGCTCCAGTCCGTTAAACTTATTATCCACTACTGATTGTTGGTTATTGGTTGACGCTTAGTTGTTGACGCATATTTGTTGACGAAAGTGCTGCAATAAACGCTTCATAAGCCCTTTTATTATCCAAGCGATATTTAATATGATTAAATATCGCTTTTTTAATGCCTTAAGAGCACCAAGGATATGATTGGACCTATCATGCTCGATGTCGAAGGGACATCACTCACTGAAGAAGATAAGGAAATTTTGGCTCATCCGCTCGTTGGTGGGCTTATTTTATTTAGCCGTAACTACGAGTCTCCTGCCCAAGTTTCCGAATTGACCCGCGATATTCGCCATGCGGCTCAAAGTGATATTTTAATCGCTGTTGACCAAGAGGGGGGACGAGTACAACGTTTTCGCAATGGATTTTCTGCTATTCCAGCCATGGGAAAACTTTGGCAACAAGCTGGCCATTCCCTCGAGCGGGCATCAATGCTGGCCAATGCTTGTGGGCAGCTCATTGCATTGGAAGTGATGTCGGTTGGCGTTGATATCAGTTTTGCTCCTGTGCTGGATATCAATGACGTTAGCGACGTGATTGGTGACCGAGCCTTTCATTCACAGCCCGATGCAGTTTATCAACTTGCTGACGCCTTTATTCATGGTATGCATTCGGTAGGCATGAAGTGCACTGCCAAACATTTTCCTGGGCATGGCAGTGTTAAAGAAGACTCTCATATTGCCTTGCCGATAGATAATCGTGATCGCGCTGAGATCTTAGGTATTGATATGGAACCCTTTCGCCAACTTATCAATGCGGAGAAAGTTGATGCCGTGATGCCAGCGCACGTTATTTACCCAGCATTTGACGATAAATCGGTTGGTTTCTCTTCATTCTGGCTACAACAAGTATTAAGAGCCCAGTTAAATTTTGACGGTGTTATTTTTAGCGATGATTTGTCAATGGCTGGTGCTGGTTCAATTGGTGGCTTTGTCGAACGCACTGAAGCCGCCCAAGCCGCAGGTTGTGATATGTTGTTAGTTTGTAATGATCGAGCCGCAGCAGTTGAGGTTATCGACAAAGCCAATATTCAAGTGCAACAAGCTAGCCAGCCAAGATTGGCAAGAATGCTCTCAAAAAGCCCTGTTAAGTATGAGCAGTTAACGCAAATTAAAGAATGGCAGCAAGCCCGAACAGCGTTAGGAATTTCATAAAATGAACGTAGCATCTGTATTGACTAATAAGTATTTTTATTTGCTGACGGGTGTTGTGGTCTCGCTCGTCAGTTATGTGTTGTTGCTAGCCGCAGGTTTACCACAATTACCTGCAACAGCGGCTGCTATTACGCTATTAACTGTGATTTGGTGGGTCAGTGAAGCCTTACCTATTCCAGTTACATCGCTCGTACCGTTTGCATTGCTGCCACTGTTTGGCGTGATAGATCATAAAACTGCGGCATCAGCATTAGGTAGCCACGTTATATTGCTGCTGATGGGGGCATTTATGCTGTCAAAAGCGCTTGAGCGCAGCAAAGTGCATGAGCGCTTAGCAATCTACATGATTAATCTGGTTGGGCTAAGCAGCGGCAAACGCTTGGTATTTGCGTTTATGCTGTCAGCTGCAATGCTAAGTATGTGGATTTCAAATACAGCAACCACGTTAATTATGCTGCCAATTGCGTTAGCGATTATTAGCAAACTAGACAATAAAGTACTGGCTTGTGCGCTTATTCTTGGTATTGCGTATGCCGCAAGTTTAGGTGGCGTTGCCACCCCGATAGGTACGCCGCCCAATGTAATTTTCATGGGCGTTTATCAAGAAAATGTAGGCCAAGAAATGGGCTTTCTGGCCTGGATGAAAATTGGTGTGCCGGTTGTGGTGCTCTCACTGCCTTTAATGGCACTCTGGCTGACCAGAAATGTGAATACCTCGTTAGATATCGATTTACCCAAACTAGCGCCGTGGCGTACAGAAGAGAAACGTGTGCTTTGGGTGTTTGGCTTAACCGCATTAGCTTGGATCACTAGACAAGAGCCATTTGGCGGCTGGACTGGTTTATTGGGATTGAAAGGTATTGGTGATAGCACTGTCGCGCTTGCTGCTGTGGTGATCATGTTTATTGTGCCAAATGGCCGAGTAGACCAAGAAACCGGTCAGAAGGGGAGGCTGCTTGATTGGCAAACGGCACAAACAATCCCTTGGGGGATGTTATTGCTATTTGCTGGTGGTATTGCGATTGCAAAAGGTTTTGTGAGCTCTGGCTTAAGTACTCTGATTGGTGAATGGCTATCTTCATTAGCAACTATCCCGTTGATTGCTATGGTGTTGGTAATTTGTTTAGTAGTAACTTATTTAACCGAAATTACTAGCAATAC
The nucleotide sequence above comes from Thalassotalea euphylliae. Encoded proteins:
- a CDS encoding pepsin-like aspartic protease; this encodes MKSITLELTNVYAKGDFTATVYLGSEQNPVNLIIDTGSSTLVVEPNNYQPVQDKKLVATPIVQEVNYGLGGWAGALVHSQLCFTSSEAKASKTKTNNHSSLGNQKTSKALVCNTSIAVVEAEPTKTFGDADGILGLAYHHLNKSFDLTEFYNKKQISPALSLPWPFSIGDKTSATQSADKKTSSKQSLTDNSTQFESLKAFKAFLWQQPEHDIRPLFTQIADQHLVDNRFSFYAKRSSVHVAIENISAVSPTAKQIEELVADPLNQGRLILGGSEAQTEFYNGAFKTIKVFHDVYYNVKLHSVQVGNNTPILAEPLAPKDEKSYFTNAIIDAGASLTILPQGLFQQVTEQLNEMNPKFAKLLAPFAEIKQQYLGVDANQLELTQWPDLTFRFIGENDKSSELEALVCPPSHYWQINTPENDKACFKLLSQLPNWPNQSIIGLPLITNYYTVFDRSVNGTGVIRFAKQS
- a CDS encoding SAM-dependent methyltransferase; translation: MSGSLVCVGVGITLGAHISPISRSHIEQADKVYLLMSDGFVESWVSSMNSNCQSLQPFYDEGKSRHSTYREMTNELVSAAQSGLKVVAAFYGHPGVFACVAHKAISALDKLNIPAKMEAGISAEDCLYADLGIDPGKTGCIHYEASQFMLYQRAVDTAAHMILWQVGLAGDVSFSKFSTGEEYAQLLVDLLLKHYPTDHQVVLYEANTLPTEKVRKEQIRISALAKAKLNMQTTLVIPPSSKLIPNNKIRNELNKLDRTSFLTLVQ
- a CDS encoding GNAT family N-acetyltransferase codes for the protein MQSKAKTILTSAKTKNSFETKRLLVRPLNSQDKALFIELHTNEKIMKHTGGAVSQEVAHAKFETALKLNQTKPAKFSIWTIVSTVNNETIGFEMLYQTNKHRQEKIWEIGIMMANSGQNRGLSEEAINSLLEFAFTCLNIDEIVARFAEENVKTHRLVEKTGFIFDYSAIENGNYYAFINKKTWSKMVNNFAVQ
- a CDS encoding SLC13 family permease gives rise to the protein MNVASVLTNKYFYLLTGVVVSLVSYVLLLAAGLPQLPATAAAITLLTVIWWVSEALPIPVTSLVPFALLPLFGVIDHKTAASALGSHVILLLMGAFMLSKALERSKVHERLAIYMINLVGLSSGKRLVFAFMLSAAMLSMWISNTATTLIMLPIALAIISKLDNKVLACALILGIAYAASLGGVATPIGTPPNVIFMGVYQENVGQEMGFLAWMKIGVPVVVLSLPLMALWLTRNVNTSLDIDLPKLAPWRTEEKRVLWVFGLTALAWITRQEPFGGWTGLLGLKGIGDSTVALAAVVIMFIVPNGRVDQETGQKGRLLDWQTAQTIPWGMLLLFAGGIAIAKGFVSSGLSTLIGEWLSSLATIPLIAMVLVICLVVTYLTEITSNTATATLLLPILAAAALSVGEDPRIFMIPATICASCAFMLPVATAPNAIAYGTNMLEIKDMVREGFVLSLLTVTVTTGVCYWLLV
- a CDS encoding M2 family metallopeptidase, translated to MNKLFKVTAVAGALALALTGCNPSKQAEPNQQSSEQVKTATQTQALTAKDVDTFLSRVEKEIQTLNVEGARAEWIYQNFITEDTAALSSAAGKRSTEAGVKYAMEAAKFDGVEVAPAQRRKLEVLKQALVIPAPQDSAKTEELANLAAEMGSMYGKGTYTTKAGEELSLVAMSSKMATSRDYDELLELWQGWRTVSPDMKPLYERQAELGNEGAQALGYADVGAMWRSKYDMPADEFAKELDRLWGQVKPLYDDLHCYVRAELGEHYGEDKVPQDQPIPAHLLGNMWAQQWGNIYDLVAPENADPGYDVTEQLAKHNYDEIQMVKGAETFFTSLGFEPLPETFWTRSLFTKPADRDVMCHASAWSMDGADDIRIKMCIQKTGEEFATIHHELGHNFYQRAYKNQPVFFQGSANDGFHEAIGDTIALSVTPKYLKEIGLIDTVPDESKDIGLLMKMALDKVAFIPFGLLVDQWRWKVFSGEVTPENYNQAWWELREKYQGVSAPVERPADAFDPGAKYHVPANTPYSRYFLAHIQQFEFHRALCEISGNTDAIHRCSIYNNKDAGEKLNKMLEMGMSQPWQQAYKIVTGNEQMDATAILDYFAPLHTWLKDQNKGRQCGF
- the nagZ gene encoding beta-N-acetylhexosaminidase produces the protein MGPIMLDVEGTSLTEEDKEILAHPLVGGLILFSRNYESPAQVSELTRDIRHAAQSDILIAVDQEGGRVQRFRNGFSAIPAMGKLWQQAGHSLERASMLANACGQLIALEVMSVGVDISFAPVLDINDVSDVIGDRAFHSQPDAVYQLADAFIHGMHSVGMKCTAKHFPGHGSVKEDSHIALPIDNRDRAEILGIDMEPFRQLINAEKVDAVMPAHVIYPAFDDKSVGFSSFWLQQVLRAQLNFDGVIFSDDLSMAGAGSIGGFVERTEAAQAAGCDMLLVCNDRAAAVEVIDKANIQVQQASQPRLARMLSKSPVKYEQLTQIKEWQQARTALGIS
- a CDS encoding TetR/AcrR family transcriptional regulator, with the translated sequence MSTKNKILDAAEELFAIKGFNGTSLREITSQAEVNLAAVNYHFGSKKELIKAVISRYMNELAPKLEKALVDVYDQEAPTLHQVFSAFVQPLLSLNELRENGTSIFLQLLGRGYTDSQGFLRWFLTTQYPNVIERFVQAVQRAYPDLTAEQMFWRLHFTMGTIVFTMSSSDALLDIAKNDFSKNLGVEDLIQQVIPYVASGVAAPVR
- a CDS encoding GGDEF domain-containing protein, which codes for MIKLIGALLFFACCTVFKAEAMQDKSINSLINEAYEVRLSSPSRFKEIVEHLLIQTNLSSSQINDTKLLHAYLNSYIGNYKKSESILEHVLQQTNLKPSVKLQSQYLMVYNMAAIKNWIKGFYYTKELIDSDILDSQKTLAANALIATITFLNQFEQFELALNQLEKLNGFELSPYNHCVSEQLKVLAKKSLGQLSIASLEIDESIRICSAANAPLLVNILRSYQADLFIKSGAPERAIGLLLPLIDDIRKIQYPMLTAGIYNYISEAYLALSNIEQAEKYAYLSVQEHKDQIADQAKDSYYLIYKINKRKHKYNTALEYFEKFARSEKAYLDEVSAKALAYQLAQHQAIQQKNQIELLNNQNELLNNRNELLRVEQSLARTEAENTKLIASLLMAIIALLAFFGYRSWRTQRRLKTLAEFDYLTNVYNRGHFMTLAEETLKLATKAKQTVTCIMFDLDKFKKINDQYGHSAGDLALKAAASAAHSCVRDNDIFARLGGEEFVILLPGCDTSAACYVAEKCMRAFEAIDTNDSGHDFSVTASFGITTSKISGMAIDDLIADADKALYQAKNNGRNQYRIYEP